One Bythopirellula goksoeyrii genomic window, GAGAAAGCCTAAACGCGAGTTCGATCACTCGTTACACCCACAAAACGCGGGTGACAACATGGCTGCGGGTGGGGAATGGCCCAAACGGTGCAATGACTAGGCGACGCTTATCTGCAGCGGTCTCTCCCAACCGGGGTCCACACACCAACCGCCAAATCCCTCAAGCGGTACTCGTCGAAGAGGCCAGGGGACATTCTCGTTCTGGGAGACCTTATAAGTTAAAAAACGAGTCGGAACTAACTCCCTCGCCACCTCTAAACCTCTTCCTTCTTTGAATTACCGATGCGTGGCCTGCGAAATGGGAGATTGCCAACCGTGTTAAGCATTTATCTAGAAGCTTTCCCCATATTTGCCCAGCCAAGTGAACCATCCCCAGTTGTGGCAACCAATCCAGACTTTATGATTCACCAAGACCATTCTTTTTTCTCTTGCCATCTACCTTCATTTTGGGCTAGCGTCTAGTTCAAGTTGCTTAAACCATGATGGGGCTCACACCACGTGATTTGACTGACGATAGTACACGTGATTTGACTGACAGAACACGTGACCTGAGTGACCATTGGGCTGTGATTTGACTGACGAAGACTCGTGATGTGACTGACCGAACCACGTGACTTGACTGACCAAACAGGCCCAAAAGGGGAACGTGATCAAAGGGTTACGAGCCCTAAACGAATAAACTTAGATAAACAGATCTTCAACTGGTGTTGATTTTTCTAAGTGGAGGGAAATGAAGAAACACAACGCAGTACCTAAGCGACCTTGTCTTTGTAAAGATGAAATGAATTTGGCTGAGTTCCCCCTGGCTGTGATTGGTACTCGACCTCCTCTTGGGATCAAGACGCTCAGTTTTTCCGACGAAATCACAGACCCCTCCACGGACCAACGAGTTAGGCGGCAGTGGACGGTTACTGGCTCGGATCTATTGGGGCTTCCCACCTCAGTCGATGAGGAAGTTCTTGTCGGTTGCCTGAAACTTACCAAGACCTACGGCATGCAGCTCCGCAAAGTTCCGTTTACCGCTTATGAATTTCTCGAAGAACTTCACTGGGCCAGAGATGGAAAAAGCTATCGCCGCTTGACAGAAAGTCTTGATCGCTGGACAGGGACAACCGTGCTTTCCAATGATGCCTTTTGGCACAAAGGGAAACAAAAACGAGTCAAGGATACCTTTAGTCTCCTCGACCGCTGGAAACTCCAGGACGAAGAAGCCACCTACGAAGGCAAGCAAGGCTGGTTCATCTGGGGCGACTTCATGTGGGAAAGCCTCCAATCTGGCAATATTCGCAACCTTGATTTTGACTTTTGGATACGTCTCCAGAGTCCCATTTCCAAGCGATTGTTTAGACTGCTCGATAAACGGTTTTACCGGCGCAAAGAGGTCCCCTTTCCACTCAAGCAACTTGCCTTTGATAAAGTAGGTGTGAGCCGCAAGATGCATACGGGACAAGTCAAGGCTACCCTCTCCAAGGCCCATGCCGAATTAGAGGAGAAAGGGTTCTGCAAGTCCAACTATGTCCGACGAGGTCGTGGGGATTGGGAAGTCGTCTACACTGATCTCCGCCAGGACCAGCTTCCCCACAAGGCAGACCACTCCGATCCGCTGGCTGAAAAGCTATTAGAGCGAGGGATAGAGAATGCAGCCGAATTGTTAACCAAATACTCACGTAAACGCATCTTGTCTGCCCTTGAGAATTATGACGACCGCCGCGCCCATGGTGAACATTTGGGACCTGGGTGGCTTGGTAGCTGTATTATCCGTAAGTCCCCTTTTGCGTTTCGCAAGGGATATCAATCCGAGTCCGAGCGAAAGGCTGAGCTAACCCGCAAGCGAGAAGCCAAGCAGAGGCAGGCACTTCGGCAAGAGCAGCAACAGTGCAGTGCCACCAAGCAACAGGCATTGAAGGATATTCGTTTTCGTAAATTCCTTGCACACCTCAAAGCGGAGGGCAACTTTGAAGAATATTTACAGGAATCACTCCACAGAGGTCTCTTCAAAGCCTATTACGAAAAGAGTGTCGCGCGAGGCGATTCTGCAGAAGCGAGGATGTGGGAGCTAAGCGCCATGCGTACTCGTTGGGAGAAGTTAGGTCGCCATTAATTTCCCTAACTCATTCTATCACGCCAG contains:
- a CDS encoding replication initiator protein A, yielding MKKHNAVPKRPCLCKDEMNLAEFPLAVIGTRPPLGIKTLSFSDEITDPSTDQRVRRQWTVTGSDLLGLPTSVDEEVLVGCLKLTKTYGMQLRKVPFTAYEFLEELHWARDGKSYRRLTESLDRWTGTTVLSNDAFWHKGKQKRVKDTFSLLDRWKLQDEEATYEGKQGWFIWGDFMWESLQSGNIRNLDFDFWIRLQSPISKRLFRLLDKRFYRRKEVPFPLKQLAFDKVGVSRKMHTGQVKATLSKAHAELEEKGFCKSNYVRRGRGDWEVVYTDLRQDQLPHKADHSDPLAEKLLERGIENAAELLTKYSRKRILSALENYDDRRAHGEHLGPGWLGSCIIRKSPFAFRKGYQSESERKAELTRKREAKQRQALRQEQQQCSATKQQALKDIRFRKFLAHLKAEGNFEEYLQESLHRGLFKAYYEKSVARGDSAEARMWELSAMRTRWEKLGRH